The Gossypium hirsutum isolate 1008001.06 chromosome D06, Gossypium_hirsutum_v2.1, whole genome shotgun sequence genome contains the following window.
AgtaagcatgaaaaataatttttgatgattGAACTGGATGATGCTTGTCTTTCAGTCAAGCTCTATGAGTAACCATCAAATGTTTAAGAGTAaactatttttaacttttatccaTATCGTCCACCAAAGATATATCAGTATCCTTAGAAGCAAGTTAGAAATAGCTCGGTTTAAACCAATCAACCCATTCACATCCTATTACAGTATATTTTGTAGATAATCATGATTTCCCATTTGCTAAACCAAAGTTGAAATGATGGCTTTTAGCAAGTAGCAAAGGACACAAACAAGAGAAGTGAGCAACTTACCTTCCTTAGGACCTTCTTATGGTATCGATAACCCTAATCACACAAGAAAGAAATTTGTTACCTAATTAAACTATCAGCTGATAGCACTaaatcaaagagaaaaaaaagtaacCATGCATTGCTTGATTACCTTGTCGGTGCCATAGATATAATCACAATAAGTAAAAACTGAAGCAAAGTTGCTCTGGCTTTGTTCTCCAACATAATGATGGTAATCATGGTAATCAGCACCACCATAAAATGGGATAAACCTTGTGGGTGCCCAGGGGAAATCATATCTGCATTACACAATTTATAACTAAGCTAGGCTTCCAAGCATGAAAGTCATATGTTACTTCTTTCATCTCTATGCTTCTTTCATCACTCAAAACCACTTACAGCAATTATTCTTAAGGAAGTTTTATGACATAATATATTAACAAACGACGAATTTTGTACACTCAATAACCATAAAAGAAATCATACATAAAACTACAGTAGCATATTTTTCAAGATGTTGTTCCTTCAAAACCTGCCCTTTATGACAGCAAGAGTCAACTTATACACAGGAAA
Protein-coding sequences here:
- the LOC121218486 gene encoding methylsterol monooxygenase 1-1, whose translation is MITFWLWIALRQIEAIETHSGYDFPWAPTRFIPFYGGADYHDYHHYVGEQSQSNFASVFTYCDYIYGTDKGYRYHKKVLRKLKEQSKANGAQNGASYYVPTQDLKSE